In the genome of Solibacillus silvestris, one region contains:
- a CDS encoding RNA polymerase subunit sigma-24 produces the protein MNQEELTKWFEEYGDPILTYILLIVKDYQHAEDLTQETFIKAYKKQHEFEHKSTVKTWLFSIAFNVVNDYFRKKHPLQHYLDITSTEKDYHPIPEQIVVMNDQTEQLYRTIQQLKPTYRHVIILRKIKEFSTEEASMVLNWSESKVKMTLKRALAQLKKELLKGGLTYDTLFR, from the coding sequence TTGAATCAAGAAGAATTAACTAAATGGTTTGAGGAATATGGCGACCCCATCTTAACTTACATACTTTTAATAGTAAAAGACTATCAACATGCAGAAGATTTAACGCAGGAAACTTTTATTAAAGCGTATAAAAAGCAACATGAATTTGAACATAAATCGACGGTGAAAACATGGTTATTTTCAATTGCTTTTAATGTTGTAAATGACTATTTCCGAAAAAAACATCCGTTACAACATTATTTAGATATCACATCCACAGAAAAAGACTACCATCCAATACCTGAACAAATCGTAGTCATGAATGATCAGACCGAACAATTGTATAGAACTATTCAACAATTAAAACCTACTTACAGACACGTGATAATTTTGAGAAAGATAAAAGAATTCTCTACGGAAGAAGCATCGATGGTTCTAAACTGGTCTGAAAGTAAAGTGAAAATGACTTTAAAAAGAGCTTTAGCACAACTTAAAAAGGAGTTATTGAAAGGAGGGCTTACTTATGACACCCTTTTTAGATGA
- a CDS encoding histone acetyltransferase → MYIRSMTLKDINNMDLLMKQLGYPSSNQKIQERFNKILNIPNYETFVAEVNGELVGFVGMCKQTAYEFDEPYVRLLALVVHDDYRRKNIGQNLMLAVEDWAKKNDCIAIILNSGNREERIAAHKFYKSLGYLEKSTGFSKSLTNI, encoded by the coding sequence ATGTATATTCGTTCAATGACCCTAAAAGATATTAATAATATGGATCTGTTAATGAAACAGCTAGGTTATCCTTCTTCAAATCAAAAAATTCAAGAGAGATTTAATAAAATTTTAAATATACCAAATTACGAAACATTTGTTGCAGAAGTAAACGGAGAATTAGTTGGTTTTGTAGGAATGTGTAAGCAAACCGCATACGAATTTGATGAGCCATATGTAAGACTTTTAGCACTAGTAGTTCACGACGATTATCGTAGAAAAAATATTGGGCAAAATCTTATGTTAGCAGTTGAAGATTGGGCAAAAAAGAACGATTGTATAGCAATCATTTTAAACAGCGGGAATAGAGAAGAGCGAATCGCTGCACATAAATTTTATAAAAGTTTAGGATACTTAGAAAAAAGTACGGGTTTTAGCAAAAGTTTAACTAATATTTAA
- the fabG gene encoding 3-ketoacyl-ACP reductase (Catalyzes the first of the two reduction steps in the elongation cycle of fatty acid synthesis): MKLHEQTVLVTGASRGVGKELVKAFVKEGANVVLNYYKSEEKAQHLAKCLGPQVIALKADIRNQKEVQQMVEKAKQYFRTPITTIVNNALIDFEFNPLTQKNVFELQWTDYNKQFEGTIKGALNSIQACIQDMKELEFGRIINIGTNLFQHPVVAYHEYTTAKAALLGFTRNMAKELGEYGITVNMMSGGLLKQTDASKVTTPEVFQMIEATTPLQSVTTPKELADVALFFASPWGRAITGQNLVVDGGLVMD; the protein is encoded by the coding sequence ATGAAATTACATGAACAAACCGTTTTAGTTACAGGCGCAAGTAGAGGCGTTGGAAAAGAACTCGTTAAAGCATTTGTTAAGGAGGGGGCTAATGTCGTACTGAATTATTATAAGAGTGAGGAAAAAGCGCAACATTTAGCAAAATGTTTGGGTCCTCAGGTTATCGCTTTAAAAGCAGATATACGCAATCAAAAAGAAGTGCAGCAAATGGTCGAAAAGGCAAAGCAATATTTTCGTACGCCGATTACAACCATTGTCAATAATGCGTTGATTGATTTCGAATTTAATCCACTCACACAAAAAAATGTGTTTGAGCTTCAATGGACCGATTACAATAAGCAATTTGAAGGAACGATTAAGGGTGCTTTAAACAGTATTCAAGCATGCATTCAGGATATGAAAGAACTAGAATTTGGTCGTATTATCAATATAGGGACAAACTTATTTCAGCATCCGGTAGTAGCTTATCATGAATATACAACAGCCAAAGCAGCATTGCTCGGATTTACACGTAACATGGCCAAAGAGTTAGGTGAGTATGGTATTACAGTCAATATGATGTCTGGTGGACTTTTAAAACAAACTGATGCGAGTAAGGTTACGACGCCAGAAGTATTTCAAATGATTGAAGCCACAACACCTTTACAAAGTGTGACAACACCGAAAGAATTAGCGGACGTGGCTTTATTCTTTGCATCTCCTTGGGGACGTGCCATCACTGGGCAAAATTTAGTCGTTGATGGTGGTCTTGTTATGGATTAG
- a CDS encoding transposase, which produces MNPVVGLDVAKGESQIQMFLDKKIPYKNSVKVEHTAEGLKELHSYLLDLERQAAMKPPIVLEATGHYHAPVVQFLEAREYIVIIVNPLVSYRAKSSNLRKTKTDAIDAYHLGEMYYKEDLEPQKKRGIQLLNLRHLTRQHENMTGVMVQTKLQFQAVLDQVFPEYKGVFGSLYAEISLKTLQSFPTSESVLEAGKEEITQFINMHCKARSLEWAHQKAEELIAAAKRNPFQSTLYHSLLVSLNMYIDLLQAYHYQLSTLEREIDELAVQLEEYELLQTIPGVGEIIAATIISEVGEIDRFSHPKKLVAFAGLDPSVFESGRFKGTKNHITKRGSARLRRMLFTAVRCSIRDSRKKKTTDETIARNKRLRAFYDLKREEGKPYRVAIIACANKLLHWIYAMLKTKTSFQETI; this is translated from the coding sequence ATGAATCCAGTTGTAGGTCTGGATGTGGCAAAAGGTGAAAGTCAGATTCAAATGTTTTTGGATAAAAAAATACCTTATAAAAACAGTGTGAAAGTTGAACATACGGCGGAAGGATTAAAAGAGTTACACTCTTATTTACTAGATTTAGAGCGTCAAGCAGCGATGAAACCACCTATAGTTTTAGAAGCAACAGGTCACTATCATGCCCCAGTTGTACAGTTCTTAGAAGCAAGAGAGTACATTGTCATCATTGTAAACCCACTCGTATCTTATCGAGCAAAAAGCTCTAATTTACGAAAAACAAAAACAGATGCCATTGATGCTTATCACTTAGGTGAGATGTATTACAAAGAGGATTTAGAGCCTCAGAAAAAGCGAGGTATTCAATTATTAAACCTTCGGCATCTAACAAGACAACATGAAAATATGACAGGAGTTATGGTTCAAACTAAGCTCCAATTCCAAGCCGTACTTGACCAAGTATTCCCTGAATACAAAGGGGTTTTTGGGAGTTTATATGCCGAGATTTCATTAAAAACATTACAAAGCTTCCCTACCTCCGAGTCTGTCTTAGAAGCAGGTAAGGAAGAAATTACTCAGTTTATTAACATGCATTGTAAAGCACGTTCATTAGAATGGGCGCATCAAAAAGCAGAGGAATTGATCGCAGCTGCAAAACGTAACCCATTTCAATCAACACTTTATCATAGTCTTCTTGTCAGTCTGAATATGTATATAGATTTACTTCAAGCGTACCACTACCAGCTTTCCACGTTGGAGCGTGAGATTGATGAGTTAGCGGTACAACTTGAAGAATATGAACTACTCCAAACAATTCCCGGTGTAGGTGAAATAATCGCTGCAACGATTATTTCTGAAGTCGGAGAGATTGATCGGTTTAGTCATCCTAAAAAGTTAGTTGCCTTTGCAGGACTTGATCCAAGTGTGTTTGAATCAGGACGTTTTAAAGGTACAAAAAATCATATTACTAAACGTGGTTCAGCTAGGCTTCGCCGTATGCTTTTTACAGCCGTTCGCTGCTCTATTCGTGATAGCCGTAAAAAGAAAACAACTGATGAAACGATAGCCCGGAATAAGAGATTACGAGCCTTTTACGACTTAAAACGTGAAGAGGGCAAACCATACAGAGTAGCAATAATTGCTTGCGCTAATAAGCTTTTACACTGGATTTATGCGATGTTAAAAACCAAAACATCATTCCAAGAAACCATTTAG
- a CDS encoding cyanophycinase, giving the protein MKTHYYLGWFNNFFPEHLGRVLQEDITDRKSLAMISSNPSIYKEIGATERSWLDQAGIIFDDYHLINFHVQKEDAQKIIQNASVIFLLGGDTIKQNGFLMEYELTDSIKKSSAVVMGASAGAINMSAKWLCSQKFGYKVEENYVYDGIGLDDFSILSHFDLENNIALVQNEFSILSEGINIYASNKDCAIRTKGNKIDIFGKVYLISHSKIQRMDETLWL; this is encoded by the coding sequence ATGAAAACTCACTATTATTTAGGGTGGTTTAACAATTTTTTCCCAGAGCATCTGGGCAGGGTATTACAGGAGGATATTACTGATAGAAAATCACTTGCAATGATTAGCTCGAATCCATCTATTTATAAAGAGATTGGTGCGACTGAACGCTCGTGGCTTGATCAGGCTGGCATTATTTTTGATGACTATCATTTAATTAATTTTCACGTACAGAAGGAAGATGCCCAAAAGATAATTCAAAATGCTTCAGTTATTTTCTTGTTGGGCGGGGATACTATAAAGCAAAACGGGTTTTTGATGGAATATGAATTAACAGATTCGATTAAAAAAAGCAGCGCTGTTGTCATGGGGGCAAGCGCTGGTGCCATCAACATGTCTGCTAAATGGTTATGTTCCCAAAAATTTGGATATAAAGTTGAGGAGAATTATGTTTATGATGGAATTGGCCTTGACGATTTTTCCATTCTATCTCACTTTGATCTTGAAAATAACATAGCGCTTGTTCAAAATGAATTTTCTATTTTATCGGAAGGAATAAATATTTATGCGTCGAACAAAGATTGCGCTATACGTACGAAGGGAAACAAAATCGACATTTTTGGCAAAGTATATTTAATTTCCCACTCAAAGATTCAGAGAATGGATGAAACACTCTGGTTATGA
- a CDS encoding spermidine acetyltransferase, whose amino-acid sequence MIELRKITHDNFEAVLKLSITDEQKGNVDSSIYCLAKAYVKILNDEKPPLIFAICNNDEVIGYVDIGFFELAESAFLCEKYGDKSTYGLNRFMIDKKYQGKGFGKQAMIKVIDYIKSFPQGKADAVATSYWMVNEVARKLFASVGFVETGAIWDGQTGDNWNAERKDIEYAEVGARLGL is encoded by the coding sequence ATGATTGAATTAAGAAAAATTACCCACGATAATTTTGAGGCAGTGTTGAAGCTAAGCATAACAGACGAGCAGAAAGGAAATGTCGATTCCAGTATATATTGTTTGGCTAAAGCCTATGTAAAGATACTCAACGACGAAAAACCTCCTTTGATTTTCGCTATATGCAACAATGATGAAGTCATAGGATATGTCGATATTGGATTTTTCGAACTGGCGGAAAGTGCATTTTTATGTGAAAAATATGGAGATAAATCTACTTATGGACTTAATCGCTTTATGATTGATAAAAAGTATCAAGGCAAAGGTTTTGGCAAACAAGCAATGATAAAAGTTATTGATTACATAAAGTCGTTTCCACAAGGAAAAGCCGATGCAGTTGCTACATCATATTGGATGGTAAACGAAGTCGCTCGGAAGTTGTTTGCGTCTGTCGGTTTCGTTGAAACAGGAGCGATATGGGACGGACAAACAGGGGATAATTGGAATGCAGAAAGAAAAGATATAGAGTATGCAGAAGTAGGTGCCAGACTCGGATTATAA
- a CDS encoding DNA topology modulation protein FlaR, whose product MKKTIYKRIHIIGSVGSGKTTLAKEISSWIDIPYYELDNVVWLRLESGDIRRTEQEREEYLNSILQSDSWIIEGIHNEDWVSDCFHSADVILFLDTKYSIRTYRIIKRFLKQKLRIEKANYIPTLAIFLKMFKWNRYFEEVGKINFFNKYGIHKDKIKVINNAKCIKKYFN is encoded by the coding sequence TTGAAAAAGACAATTTACAAGAGAATTCATATTATTGGATCAGTTGGAAGTGGTAAAACAACTTTAGCAAAAGAAATATCTTCATGGATAGATATACCGTATTACGAATTAGACAATGTTGTTTGGCTAAGGCTTGAGTCCGGAGATATTAGGAGAACTGAACAAGAAAGGGAAGAGTATCTAAACAGTATATTACAATCAGACAGTTGGATAATTGAAGGCATACACAATGAAGATTGGGTAAGCGATTGTTTTCATAGTGCAGATGTGATTCTCTTTTTAGATACAAAATATTCAATCAGAACTTACCGAATTATAAAAAGGTTTCTTAAACAAAAACTACGAATAGAGAAAGCAAATTACATACCAACATTAGCTATTTTTTTAAAAATGTTTAAATGGAATCGTTATTTTGAAGAAGTTGGTAAAATCAATTTTTTCAATAAGTATGGCATACATAAAGATAAGATAAAAGTTATAAATAATGCAAAATGTATTAAGAAATACTTCAATTAA
- a CDS encoding transporter — protein MEQVSKLNPFSIDHIVVNVDEKYQKNIQFIEEVNRLGLPYIPSKGKGNKGFKTSNLWIGDEYFEFIYIKSKDGGGWIKDWVDKYNSGHRGVIGLFLKTNNIEKTTELLKSFGISNPERISFPFFFKLINFSAKWQNAYLPYFDEVPFQLGFQQVDTPQIEEKMRKRMVPNSKANGIDGIKSVQFFGPFTSRDFEWLKNVFYCIKENTNQLNIPLKNDQSIHFYISETIETRVLLNSKGKVLTPLLIENLRILNF, from the coding sequence ATGGAACAGGTTTCTAAACTAAACCCATTTTCTATCGACCATATTGTGGTAAATGTCGATGAGAAATATCAAAAAAATATTCAATTTATTGAGGAAGTTAATCGGTTAGGATTACCTTATATACCCTCAAAAGGTAAAGGAAATAAAGGATTCAAAACCTCTAATTTATGGATAGGAGATGAATATTTCGAGTTTATCTATATTAAATCGAAAGATGGCGGTGGCTGGATCAAAGACTGGGTTGATAAGTATAATTCTGGTCACAGAGGTGTCATTGGACTATTTCTAAAAACAAATAATATTGAAAAAACTACTGAGTTATTGAAAAGTTTTGGCATATCAAATCCTGAAAGAATAAGTTTTCCTTTTTTCTTTAAACTAATTAATTTTTCTGCTAAGTGGCAAAATGCATATCTCCCGTATTTTGATGAAGTACCATTTCAATTAGGTTTTCAGCAAGTCGATACTCCACAAATTGAAGAGAAAATGCGTAAGCGAATGGTACCAAATAGTAAAGCTAATGGTATAGATGGAATAAAATCAGTCCAATTTTTCGGCCCGTTTACAAGTCGAGACTTCGAATGGTTAAAAAATGTGTTCTACTGCATTAAAGAAAATACCAATCAACTTAATATTCCACTTAAAAATGATCAATCAATACATTTTTATATTAGCGAGACTATAGAAACACGCGTGTTACTTAATTCTAAGGGTAAAGTATTAACCCCGTTACTGATAGAAAACCTAAGAATACTGAATTTTTGA
- a CDS encoding endonuclease I: MEKLNLLYCEWETAKSDFLIRKIDPYYDEKKDEEVRNQYYQSISFTDANLLDSLHTLLEKTHINRLNYSPHRYVYPWVDLQENGLLKSLYSGNRMDPLSVIQEDIRLHEMQAKGLISNFSDNLFNCEHVVPQSWFDKKEPMRGDLHHLFACEPTCNSCRSNYPYYDFYNYNPEGLILGIKDGCGKTEESKFEPEYGKGIVARATLYFLIRYPNTIKKELANVSLLLKWHHSFPVSIYEKHRNQAIQELQGNRNPFIDFPEIAESIVTN; this comes from the coding sequence ATGGAAAAACTAAATTTGCTATACTGTGAATGGGAAACGGCCAAGTCAGACTTTTTAATAAGGAAAATCGACCCTTATTATGACGAAAAGAAAGATGAGGAAGTCAGAAATCAATACTATCAGAGCATTTCATTCACAGACGCCAATCTTTTAGATAGCCTTCACACACTGCTTGAAAAAACACATATAAATCGGTTAAACTACAGCCCACACCGTTATGTGTACCCTTGGGTTGATTTGCAGGAAAACGGTTTATTAAAAAGCCTTTATTCTGGAAATAGGATGGATCCACTTTCTGTCATACAGGAGGACATTCGGCTCCATGAAATGCAGGCAAAAGGGTTAATCAGTAACTTTTCGGATAATCTATTTAACTGTGAACATGTAGTGCCTCAATCATGGTTCGATAAAAAAGAACCGATGAGAGGAGACTTGCATCATCTATTCGCCTGCGAACCCACCTGCAATAGCTGTCGTAGCAACTACCCCTACTATGATTTCTACAATTATAACCCTGAAGGATTAATTTTAGGAATCAAAGATGGCTGCGGCAAAACTGAAGAAAGTAAATTCGAACCCGAATACGGCAAAGGAATCGTTGCTAGAGCAACACTTTATTTCCTAATTCGCTATCCGAACACCATAAAAAAAGAACTAGCGAATGTCTCTTTATTGTTAAAATGGCATCACTCTTTTCCAGTATCCATCTATGAAAAGCATCGCAACCAAGCTATCCAAGAACTTCAAGGCAATCGGAACCCATTTATTGATTTTCCAGAGATTGCAGAAAGTATCGTAACAAATTAA
- a CDS encoding transcriptional regulator: MIKLLVLELLNRRPMSGYEMKQILENTDAKRWSGVLPGSIYNAIKKLENEGYIIISSIEMTGNRQRSEFKITQKGKDYQQSLIKDALSSPVLYNGDLYSGIGFAYQLDHQSAISILENNISALNKEKKEIIAGKKQKEIATNGELSELSSIVINHMIKTIELQSQLIESVIGVIKKENNSD; encoded by the coding sequence ATGATTAAGTTATTGGTGCTAGAGCTGTTAAATCGACGCCCCATGTCAGGTTATGAGATGAAACAAATACTTGAAAATACTGATGCCAAACGGTGGAGTGGTGTATTACCTGGTTCGATTTATAATGCAATCAAGAAATTGGAAAATGAAGGATATATCATCATTTCAAGCATTGAAATGACAGGCAATCGGCAACGTTCTGAATTCAAAATTACCCAAAAGGGTAAAGATTATCAACAATCACTTATAAAAGATGCCCTATCCTCACCCGTTCTTTATAATGGTGATTTATATTCAGGGATTGGTTTTGCGTATCAATTAGATCATCAGTCTGCGATTTCTATACTTGAGAACAATATCAGCGCTTTAAACAAAGAAAAAAAAGAAATTATTGCTGGAAAGAAACAGAAAGAAATTGCGACTAACGGCGAGTTATCTGAACTATCCTCAATTGTAATCAATCACATGATAAAAACAATTGAATTGCAGAGTCAGTTGATTGAAAGTGTTATTGGTGTAATAAAAAAAGAAAATAACTCCGATTAA
- a CDS encoding sporulation protein Spo0E, which translates to MRFLKIEIILKLKIETKRKHLYKKAIDLGLTHPEVINCSQELDELLNKYSNLAK; encoded by the coding sequence ATGAGATTTTTAAAAATAGAAATTATATTAAAGCTAAAAATTGAAACGAAAAGAAAACATTTGTATAAAAAAGCAATCGATTTAGGGCTTACACATCCCGAAGTAATAAATTGCAGTCAAGAATTAGATGAATTACTTAATAAGTATTCTAATTTGGCCAAATAA
- a CDS encoding diguanylate cyclase has protein sequence MVITLKELEMYSDFDELSNDVLDLASEILPDKLIYLTSFSNKEQIILKLSTDDTSILLTEGMVINIDETVCNRIDFEKKKPLIYEDIREGTCPSDLKNLLEDVNIRSYLGLPISLLDGERFGTLCVAHHQESIFDKKSIVLLQKIARMFSYYLNLEHLAFKDPLTNLYNRRYLSKKFEDDYKNGGIIFLFDLDGFKKINDIYGHDVGDGVLKEVALILQEFVKTQNDSYAVRLGGDEFLIHFSAKYSKAEISKLAENILSYFRGRNTKYQLSTSIGISTYPADSDTDLKTLIKNADNALYRAKEAGKNNYTIFE, from the coding sequence ATGGTAATAACATTAAAAGAGTTGGAAATGTATAGTGATTTTGATGAACTTTCAAATGATGTACTTGATTTAGCATCAGAAATCTTGCCTGACAAATTGATTTATTTAACCTCTTTCAGTAATAAAGAACAAATAATTTTAAAGCTTTCAACAGATGATACGAGCATTCTTTTGACTGAAGGAATGGTTATAAACATTGATGAAACGGTTTGTAATCGAATAGATTTTGAAAAGAAAAAACCATTAATCTATGAAGATATCCGAGAAGGCACTTGTCCAAGTGATTTAAAGAACTTACTAGAGGATGTTAACATTAGGTCATATTTAGGTTTGCCTATCTCTCTTCTGGATGGGGAGAGGTTTGGTACGCTTTGTGTGGCGCATCATCAAGAAAGTATTTTTGATAAGAAGAGTATAGTGTTGCTTCAAAAAATAGCAAGAATGTTCTCGTATTATTTGAATTTGGAGCATTTAGCATTTAAAGACCCGTTAACTAACCTATATAATAGGCGATATCTTTCAAAAAAATTTGAAGATGATTATAAAAACGGTGGAATAATATTCCTTTTTGATTTGGATGGATTTAAAAAGATAAATGATATATATGGTCATGATGTCGGAGATGGAGTATTAAAGGAAGTCGCTTTAATCCTTCAAGAATTTGTAAAGACACAGAATGATTCCTATGCTGTTAGATTAGGGGGAGACGAATTTCTTATACATTTTTCTGCTAAATATTCCAAAGCTGAAATTAGTAAGCTAGCGGAAAATATTTTATCTTATTTTCGTGGACGCAACACTAAATACCAACTTTCCACAAGCATTGGAATTTCAACTTATCCTGCTGATAGTGATACAGATTTAAAAACGCTCATTAAAAATGCAGATAACGCTTTATATCGCGCAAAAGAAGCTGGAAAGAATAATTATACAATTTTTGAATAA
- a CDS encoding alanine acetyltransferase has translation MLGITTDRLKMIPLKAENLGLLIKDQKQLESNLSLHESSSILSQELKQAMEVRLSKVLTDEKNYFWCTNWIIVSKDINEIVGGIMIKGTPNDNGEVVIGYYTHFEHQGNGFMTEAVTNLKNWLLKQANVIYVIADTEKDNIGSHRVLEKTGAEMYKETEELFFWRFFTS, from the coding sequence ATGCTAGGCATAACCACAGATAGGTTAAAGATGATTCCCCTAAAAGCAGAAAACTTGGGATTATTAATTAAAGATCAAAAACAACTAGAATCAAACTTATCATTACATGAATCGAGTAGTATTCTTAGTCAAGAACTTAAGCAAGCTATGGAAGTTAGACTTTCAAAGGTTTTGACTGATGAGAAAAATTATTTTTGGTGTACCAATTGGATCATTGTTTCAAAAGATATAAACGAGATTGTCGGAGGAATAATGATAAAAGGAACTCCCAATGATAATGGTGAAGTAGTGATTGGGTATTACACACACTTTGAACATCAAGGAAATGGTTTTATGACAGAAGCTGTTACTAATTTGAAAAATTGGTTGTTAAAACAGGCAAATGTTATTTATGTTATTGCTGATACGGAAAAAGATAATATTGGATCACACAGAGTATTAGAAAAAACTGGTGCCGAAATGTATAAAGAAACTGAAGAATTATTTTTTTGGAGATTTTTTACAAGTTAA
- a CDS encoding orotidine 5'-phosphate decarboxylase, giving the protein MNSVNYADRICIEIKKKRSHAVIGLDPIIERIPTFILKDAEQNFGKCDAGAAAAFIAFNQLIIDAVESYVAIVKPQLAYYEVYGAAGIDAYWKTVEYAQKKGLLVIADAKRGDIDSTASAYARSFFGDTFNEWQTHKKVDSLTINPYLGSDSLEPFVEQAISKQTGLFILVKTSNPSSGDLQDVVTNTGTIAEQVAQLVHNYALRDIGKSGYSSIGAVVGATYPEEQQVFREAMPYSLFLVPGYGTQGAKGKDITNAFNEDGFGALISASRSIIFAYEKDKSETFEQVQLSIINAVNMMNADINTALKDVGKLNW; this is encoded by the coding sequence GTGAATAGTGTTAATTATGCTGATAGAATATGTATAGAAATAAAAAAGAAGCGATCACACGCTGTTATCGGTTTGGATCCAATTATCGAACGTATTCCTACATTTATTTTGAAAGATGCGGAACAAAATTTCGGGAAATGTGATGCAGGTGCAGCAGCGGCATTTATTGCCTTTAATCAATTAATTATTGATGCTGTTGAATCTTATGTTGCAATCGTTAAGCCACAACTTGCTTATTATGAAGTTTACGGAGCTGCAGGAATAGATGCATATTGGAAAACTGTTGAATATGCACAGAAAAAAGGTTTACTAGTAATTGCTGATGCAAAACGAGGCGATATTGATTCTACAGCAAGTGCATACGCCCGTTCATTTTTCGGAGATACCTTTAATGAATGGCAAACGCATAAAAAGGTAGATTCACTAACGATAAATCCTTATTTAGGCTCAGATAGTTTAGAGCCATTTGTTGAGCAAGCTATTTCAAAACAAACGGGTTTATTTATCTTAGTAAAGACAAGTAATCCATCATCTGGCGATTTACAAGACGTAGTCACAAACACAGGTACAATAGCTGAACAGGTCGCACAACTTGTACATAACTATGCTTTACGTGATATCGGAAAAAGTGGTTATTCTTCAATAGGAGCTGTTGTAGGCGCAACGTATCCTGAAGAACAACAAGTATTTAGAGAAGCTATGCCTTACTCATTATTTTTAGTCCCAGGTTATGGTACACAGGGTGCTAAAGGAAAAGATATTACAAATGCCTTTAATGAGGATGGTTTCGGCGCATTAATTAGTGCCTCAAGGAGTATCATTTTTGCATATGAAAAAGATAAATCAGAAACCTTCGAACAAGTCCAATTGTCAATAATAAATGCTGTCAATATGATGAATGCTGATATTAATACAGCGCTTAAAGATGTAGGTAAACTAAACTGGTAA
- a CDS encoding serine protease: MEKKLHLLPYQVDEVVEMVEVVPKGIELIAAPEIWENSKGKGITVAILDTGCDVTHPDLSERIIGGRNFTRDDDGQPDVYIDYNGHGTHVAGTIAAIHNGTGVVGVAPEASLLILKVLDKSGSGQYDWIINGINYAVEQKVDIISMSLGGSVDVPELHQAIQNAITNQILVVCAAGNEGDGQSSSNEFAFPACYNEVISVGSINLQRSSSEFSNSNNEVDLVAPGEGILSTYLNGTYAKLSGTSMATPHVSGALALIKVNANRNFERNLTETELYAQLIKRTIPLGNSPKLEGNGLLYLTTEKYLSEVFNQELSAKALKI, from the coding sequence ATGGAGAAAAAGTTACACTTATTACCATATCAAGTGGATGAAGTGGTCGAAATGGTCGAAGTGGTGCCAAAAGGTATTGAACTTATTGCAGCACCAGAAATTTGGGAGAATTCTAAAGGGAAGGGAATCACTGTTGCGATATTGGACACAGGCTGCGACGTCACCCACCCTGATTTGAGTGAGCGTATTATCGGCGGACGGAATTTCACTCGTGATGATGATGGACAACCTGATGTATACATCGATTATAATGGCCATGGAACCCATGTGGCTGGCACAATTGCTGCAATTCATAACGGCACGGGAGTAGTTGGTGTTGCACCTGAAGCAAGTTTATTGATTTTAAAAGTGCTTGATAAAAGTGGATCAGGGCAATACGACTGGATCATAAATGGTATTAACTATGCAGTTGAACAAAAGGTGGATATCATCTCCATGAGCCTCGGAGGTTCTGTCGATGTACCTGAGTTACACCAGGCTATTCAAAATGCAATCACTAATCAAATTCTAGTAGTTTGTGCCGCTGGTAATGAGGGAGATGGACAGAGTTCTTCAAATGAATTTGCCTTTCCCGCCTGCTACAATGAAGTCATCAGCGTCGGATCCATTAACCTGCAACGCAGTTCTTCTGAATTTTCAAATTCGAATAATGAAGTCGACTTAGTAGCCCCTGGTGAAGGAATCCTTTCAACCTATTTAAACGGAACTTATGCAAAACTAAGCGGAACTTCGATGGCAACACCGCATGTATCCGGTGCACTTGCACTCATAAAAGTGAATGCCAACAGAAACTTTGAACGAAATCTGACAGAGACTGAGCTGTATGCACAATTAATAAAGAGAACCATTCCTTTAGGAAACTCGCCAAAACTCGAAGGCAACGGATTGCTGTACTTAACAACAGAGAAATACTTATCGGAGGTGTTCAACCAAGAATTATCTGCAAAGGCGTTGAAAATATAA